In one window of Candidatus Palauibacter australiensis DNA:
- a CDS encoding DUF429 domain-containing protein yields the protein MVTLGIDLASQPKRTATCLIRWDRGSARIEALSLGATDANLHELFGRADKIGIDAPFGWPAPFTRAIAAYSAETVWPSADVPQLRFRRTDEFVRERLGRWPLSVSSDLIAVPAMRAVRLLAEVAAAGETIDRSGGGRFVEVYPAAALHVWGFPSRGYKRTKGAAVRARLVSDLAERTADWLNLSEEYWARCKASDDMLDALVAALVARAASKGCCEPIPPSDRELAKEEGWIALPRTGSLGQLA from the coding sequence ATGGTCACGCTGGGGATCGATCTCGCCTCGCAACCGAAGCGAACGGCCACCTGCCTGATCCGTTGGGATCGCGGGTCGGCGCGCATCGAGGCGCTATCGCTGGGCGCGACGGACGCCAACCTGCATGAGCTGTTCGGGCGTGCGGACAAGATCGGCATCGACGCCCCCTTCGGCTGGCCCGCGCCCTTCACCCGGGCCATCGCCGCCTACTCGGCAGAGACGGTCTGGCCTTCCGCCGACGTTCCCCAGCTTCGGTTTCGACGAACTGATGAGTTCGTGAGGGAGCGGCTGGGTCGATGGCCGCTGAGCGTCTCGTCGGATCTCATCGCGGTGCCCGCCATGCGAGCCGTCCGCCTGCTCGCGGAGGTGGCCGCCGCTGGTGAAACCATCGACCGGAGCGGCGGCGGCCGCTTCGTTGAAGTCTACCCCGCAGCCGCCCTCCACGTATGGGGCTTCCCCTCGCGCGGCTACAAGCGCACCAAGGGGGCGGCGGTTCGGGCCCGGCTCGTAAGCGATCTCGCCGAGCGAACCGCGGACTGGCTCAATCTCTCCGAAGAGTATTGGGCCCGGTGCAAGGCCTCCGACGACATGCTCGATGCGCTCGTCGCGGCCCTCGTGGCCAGAGCGGCCTCCAAGGGCTGCTGCGAGCCGATTCCGCCCAGCGACCGCGAGCTGGCCAAGGAGGAGGGATGGATCGCGCTACCGCGAACCGGAAGCCTCGGGCAACTCGCGTGA